The Gillisia sp. Hel_I_86 genome has a segment encoding these proteins:
- a CDS encoding efflux RND transporter periplasmic adaptor subunit gives MKKVVTVIILIVIAITFVGALYYLFQKNQEDPVVYETETPSKQDIVKKTVATGSIVPREEVLIKPNISGIIDEIYIEAGDAIKAGDLIAKIRVIPNVSSLQSGKDAVATAKINLDTEKKLYDRQKSLFDKGVISANDWDNAQVAYQRSLQNYKSAQQNYEIVKTGTTRGLGSSANTLIRSTIDGMVLDVPVKEGNQVIESNNFNDGTTLATLADVNNMIFEGKVDESEVGKIKENLPLEITVGAIENKKFDAVLDYIAPKGISENGAIQFNIKGTLNKADTTFIRAGLSANASIILAKVDDALAVKEALIQFDPKTQKPFVEVMTGDQEFERRDIELGVSDGIYVQVLSGISESDKIKIWNQVKPAQAMKNN, from the coding sequence ATGAAAAAAGTAGTTACAGTAATAATTCTCATAGTAATCGCGATCACCTTCGTAGGTGCTTTGTATTATTTATTTCAAAAAAATCAGGAAGATCCGGTGGTTTACGAGACCGAGACCCCCAGCAAACAAGATATTGTAAAGAAAACTGTAGCTACGGGAAGCATTGTTCCTAGAGAAGAGGTTTTAATAAAACCAAACATCTCCGGAATTATAGATGAGATCTATATTGAGGCCGGCGATGCTATAAAGGCTGGCGATCTTATCGCAAAAATCAGGGTGATCCCCAATGTGTCTTCTTTGCAAAGTGGAAAGGATGCTGTTGCAACGGCAAAGATCAATTTGGATACCGAAAAGAAACTATACGACCGTCAAAAATCCCTTTTCGATAAAGGGGTGATCTCTGCAAACGATTGGGACAATGCACAAGTTGCCTACCAAAGATCGCTTCAGAATTACAAATCGGCACAGCAGAACTACGAGATTGTAAAAACAGGGACAACTAGAGGGCTTGGGAGCTCGGCAAATACCCTTATTCGGTCTACAATAGATGGAATGGTACTGGATGTCCCTGTAAAAGAAGGAAACCAGGTTATTGAAAGCAATAACTTCAATGACGGGACTACCTTGGCCACCTTGGCAGATGTGAACAACATGATCTTTGAAGGAAAAGTAGATGAAAGCGAAGTTGGGAAGATCAAAGAAAACCTTCCGTTGGAAATTACGGTGGGAGCCATAGAGAACAAAAAATTCGATGCTGTCCTGGATTATATAGCACCAAAAGGGATTAGTGAGAATGGTGCTATTCAATTCAATATTAAAGGAACATTGAACAAAGCGGATACCACATTTATAAGAGCGGGCCTTAGCGCAAATGCTTCCATTATTCTAGCTAAAGTAGACGATGCTTTGGCTGTTAAGGAAGCCTTGATCCAGTTTGATCCCAAAACACAAAAACCATTTGTAGAAGTGATGACCGGCGATCAGGAATTCGAAAGGAGGGATATCGAATTGGGGGTGAGCGATGGGATCTATGTTCAGGTTTTAAGCGGAATTTCAGAGAGCGATAAGATCAAGATCTGGAATCAGGTGAAACCAGCTCAAGCCATGAAAAACAACTAG
- a CDS encoding TolC family protein, which produces MKKSILLACLFLIAAGITAQTKKWSLQECVAYALENNISIKQSALDVEVAEIERSDAIGNFIPSLNANVNLASNGGLSINPTNNRFENTRFTSASGGASTSLTLFDGLRNLRQMERAKISKLANQYSLEKMKDDIALFVANSYLEVLFNKQNLEVLRSQNTITKDQLSRTQDLVDAGVLPKGDLLEIQATAANEQQRIIVAENNIQISLISLAQLLLIKDYQNFDIVERDYEIVGNEILANSPYELIEKAKEERYEIKIAEEQKSIAEKDVQIAKGAYLPTLSAFYNYNTRYADNDSFNRDFTQQLYENDGTSYGLQLNIPILNGFATRNQVKRNMINVERAAYRLEQAALDLEANVYQAYVDAQGALKAYEAAQAALDAQDQAYLYATERFDVGLTNAFDFSQSKVRLENAQTELLRTKYDYIFKLKVIELYFGMPVTDLKF; this is translated from the coding sequence ATGAAAAAATCAATTTTACTCGCTTGCTTGTTTTTAATTGCTGCAGGTATTACTGCACAAACTAAAAAGTGGAGCTTGCAAGAATGCGTAGCCTATGCTTTAGAAAACAACATCTCTATTAAACAATCTGCTTTAGATGTAGAGGTTGCAGAAATAGAACGTTCAGACGCGATTGGGAATTTTATTCCTTCCTTAAATGCCAATGTTAATTTGGCAAGTAATGGGGGTTTAAGTATAAACCCAACCAATAACAGGTTCGAGAACACAAGATTTACTTCAGCTTCTGGTGGAGCGTCCACATCCTTGACATTATTTGATGGGCTTAGAAATCTAAGACAAATGGAGCGTGCAAAAATCTCAAAACTAGCGAACCAATATTCTTTGGAAAAAATGAAGGATGATATCGCCCTTTTTGTGGCCAATTCGTATTTGGAGGTTTTGTTCAACAAACAAAATTTAGAAGTTTTAAGATCCCAAAATACCATTACCAAAGATCAATTGAGCAGGACCCAGGATTTGGTGGATGCTGGCGTTTTGCCAAAAGGGGATCTCTTGGAAATTCAGGCAACGGCTGCAAACGAGCAACAACGAATTATAGTTGCCGAAAACAATATCCAAATATCATTGATTAGCCTTGCGCAATTATTATTGATCAAGGATTATCAGAATTTTGATATTGTTGAAAGGGATTATGAAATAGTAGGAAATGAGATCTTGGCAAATTCTCCTTACGAGCTTATTGAAAAGGCGAAGGAAGAGCGATATGAAATTAAAATTGCCGAAGAGCAAAAATCGATCGCGGAAAAAGATGTGCAAATTGCTAAAGGTGCCTATTTGCCAACACTTTCAGCATTCTATAATTACAACACCCGCTATGCCGATAATGATAGTTTCAATAGGGATTTTACGCAGCAATTGTATGAAAATGATGGAACTTCCTATGGACTTCAGCTTAATATTCCAATCCTAAATGGTTTTGCTACAAGAAATCAAGTAAAGCGAAACATGATAAACGTGGAACGGGCAGCGTACCGCTTGGAGCAGGCAGCATTGGATTTGGAAGCAAACGTGTATCAGGCGTATGTGGATGCCCAAGGAGCATTGAAAGCTTACGAAGCGGCACAAGCAGCATTAGATGCGCAAGATCAGGCTTATTTGTATGCGACAGAGCGTTTTGATGTGGGGCTTACCAATGCCTTCGATTTTAGCCAGTCCAAAGTAAGGTTGGAAAATGCACAAACAGAATTATTGCGAACTAAATACGATTATATATTCAAATTAAAGGTGATCGAGTTATATTTTGGAATGCCGGTAACCGATCTTAAATTTTAA
- a CDS encoding mechanosensitive ion channel family protein, with protein sequence MKYLDNWESIAKEYADKFIDFLPSLVFAIFLLVFGLWIINLIVGYIRKYFDKADFDETLENFIVSLTNWTLKILLFVVVITKLGVETTSLVAIIGAAGLAVGLALQGSLSNFAGGVLIIALKPFKVGDFIEAQGVSGTVKETTLFYTKLTTFGNQLAVIPNGQLTNDNIINYTVEGKRKDAITIGISYDSDIKLAKDILVNLMAEQEKIFKEPAPQVVVTELADSAVNLSLRFWAFNEDFWDCHWYTIEEAKTRLEAAGVGIPFPQRDVHFYNHSDKKEKGEEEEGAS encoded by the coding sequence ATGAAATACTTGGACAACTGGGAATCTATAGCAAAAGAATATGCCGATAAATTTATCGATTTTTTACCGAGTCTGGTTTTTGCTATATTCTTACTGGTATTTGGGCTTTGGATAATCAATCTTATAGTTGGGTATATTAGAAAATATTTTGATAAGGCAGATTTTGACGAAACGCTTGAAAACTTTATAGTTAGTCTCACCAATTGGACACTTAAAATTTTACTTTTTGTTGTAGTGATCACAAAACTGGGGGTAGAAACCACTTCTTTGGTTGCAATTATAGGTGCCGCTGGACTTGCTGTTGGATTAGCTCTTCAAGGTTCTCTTTCTAATTTTGCAGGAGGTGTCCTCATAATCGCTTTAAAACCCTTTAAAGTTGGAGATTTTATCGAGGCACAAGGTGTTTCTGGAACAGTGAAGGAAACCACTTTATTCTATACTAAATTAACCACTTTTGGGAATCAGTTGGCTGTAATCCCAAATGGGCAGCTTACCAATGATAATATTATAAATTATACCGTTGAAGGAAAGAGAAAAGATGCAATTACTATTGGTATCTCTTACGATAGCGATATTAAGTTGGCTAAAGACATTCTTGTAAATCTTATGGCAGAGCAAGAGAAAATATTTAAAGAGCCGGCGCCTCAAGTTGTAGTTACCGAGCTTGCGGATAGTGCTGTAAACCTATCCCTACGTTTTTGGGCATTCAATGAAGATTTTTGGGATTGTCACTGGTATACGATTGAAGAAGCAAAAACGAGATTGGAAGCAGCTGGAGTAGGAATTCCGTTCCCACAAAGAGATGTGCATTTCTATAATCATTCAGATAAAAAAGAAAAAGGAGAAGAAGAAGAAGGAGCAAGCTAA
- a CDS encoding NifU family protein, whose amino-acid sequence MNTYTINIEPTSNPAIVKFETNQFLTRHESFEFGNIEEAKKSPLAQQLFHLPFVKTVFISQNFIAIEKYNIIEWADVQEEVSGQLLEYLNNDGIIIKADDDTATPSKKVPVTVYAETTPNPSVLKFVANKKLVISAAEFKNIDATADAPLAQALFNFPFVKEIFIDENYISINKYDIANWDEIAMELREFITKYIQDGKDIVLKETLEKEPGDKDVASTEAKKLENLDPVSTQVIEILEEYIKPAVASDGGNIIFDSYNEETKTVKVILQGACSGCPSSTATLKNGIETMMRDMLQGKVETVEAING is encoded by the coding sequence ATGAACACATATACCATAAATATAGAACCTACGTCCAATCCGGCGATTGTAAAATTTGAAACAAATCAGTTTTTGACCAGGCATGAAAGTTTCGAGTTTGGAAATATAGAAGAAGCCAAAAAATCCCCATTGGCACAGCAATTATTCCATTTGCCATTTGTGAAAACCGTTTTTATATCTCAAAACTTTATAGCTATAGAAAAGTATAATATAATAGAATGGGCAGATGTACAAGAAGAGGTTTCAGGACAATTGTTGGAATATTTAAACAATGATGGAATTATCATAAAAGCCGATGATGACACTGCCACACCTTCTAAAAAAGTGCCAGTTACCGTCTATGCCGAAACGACTCCCAACCCTTCTGTGTTGAAATTTGTTGCCAATAAAAAATTGGTGATCTCTGCAGCAGAATTCAAAAATATAGATGCTACCGCAGATGCTCCCTTAGCGCAGGCCTTGTTCAACTTTCCTTTTGTAAAGGAGATTTTTATCGATGAGAACTATATTTCCATTAATAAATACGATATCGCAAACTGGGATGAGATTGCAATGGAACTGCGTGAATTTATCACTAAATATATCCAGGACGGGAAAGACATCGTTTTAAAGGAAACCCTTGAAAAGGAACCTGGAGATAAAGATGTTGCTTCAACTGAAGCTAAAAAGCTGGAAAATTTAGACCCTGTTTCCACCCAGGTTATCGAGATCTTGGAAGAATATATAAAACCCGCAGTGGCCAGTGATGGTGGAAATATTATTTTCGACTCTTATAATGAAGAAACCAAAACAGTAAAAGTGATTTTACAAGGTGCTTGTAGTGGTTGTCCTTCATCTACCGCCACCTTAAAAAACGGGATCGAAACCATGATGCGGGATATGCTACAAGGAAAAGTAGAAACCGTAGAAGCCATAAACGGATAG
- a CDS encoding thioredoxin domain-containing protein: MKPEKHTNSLIHESSPYLLQHAHNPVDWHSWGADILDKAMADNKLIIISVGYAACHWCHVMEHESFEDEDVAEIMNTHYYNIKVDREERPDIDMVYMSAIQLMTGSGGWPMNIVALPDGRPVWGGTYFKKEAWKNSLLQIAKLHKENPEKLHEHADKLSEGLKNIQLIPSSQSENDIDLDLIIEKLEKNFDWNYGGTKQAPKFVIPSNFEFLLKYSQLYNKEKIEDFVKLSLTKISFGGIYDHIEGGFSRYAVDEKWHIPHFEKMLYDNAQMVGLYSKAYAATNNEWFREVVEQTLEFVKNNLTTKEGSFYSSLDADSINKNGKLKEGAFYTWQIDELKEFLKEEFPLFKEYYNVNSYGKWENNEYVLIRTEEDSTFLNKHQLGSEDFRKMKARWSTTLSSERNKRKKPRLDDKQLTSWNALMLSGYVDAYKVFRKEEYLIAALKNASFIQQYLYKTEGNLHRSFKNGISSINGYLEDYAFTIEAFIKLYEVTFDFRWLVFSKKLMDYGIQNFHDSKSGLFYFTSKKDQPLITRSYELSDNVIPASNSVMAQNLFKLSKYFAEENFYRISEKMINAVAPQLKDYPQGYSNWLNLKLNFTHGFYEVVIMGTNAKKLLEELNTYYLPNVLLAGSKMESSNSPLFKHRFKEGQDLIYVCTNGACQLPVKTINSALGLIK; this comes from the coding sequence ATGAAACCTGAAAAACACACAAATTCCCTGATCCACGAAAGCAGCCCGTACCTTTTACAGCATGCTCACAACCCTGTAGACTGGCATTCTTGGGGGGCTGATATCCTGGACAAAGCCATGGCAGATAATAAACTGATTATTATTAGTGTGGGCTATGCGGCTTGCCATTGGTGCCATGTAATGGAACATGAAAGCTTTGAGGATGAAGACGTGGCAGAGATCATGAACACTCATTATTATAATATAAAAGTAGACCGGGAAGAGCGCCCGGATATAGATATGGTATATATGAGCGCTATCCAGTTAATGACCGGGAGCGGCGGATGGCCCATGAATATCGTGGCCTTGCCAGATGGTAGACCGGTTTGGGGCGGCACCTATTTTAAAAAAGAAGCTTGGAAGAACTCGCTATTACAAATTGCGAAGCTCCATAAAGAAAATCCTGAAAAATTACATGAACATGCCGATAAACTAAGTGAGGGACTTAAAAATATACAGTTGATTCCAAGCTCGCAATCTGAAAATGATATTGACCTCGATCTTATTATTGAAAAATTAGAAAAGAATTTCGATTGGAACTACGGAGGAACCAAACAAGCTCCCAAATTTGTGATCCCCTCTAATTTTGAATTTTTACTGAAGTATTCCCAACTTTACAATAAGGAAAAAATTGAAGATTTTGTAAAGCTGAGTCTGACCAAGATTTCCTTTGGCGGCATCTACGATCATATTGAAGGCGGTTTTTCAAGATATGCTGTAGACGAAAAATGGCATATTCCACACTTCGAGAAAATGTTGTACGACAACGCCCAAATGGTGGGTTTATACAGCAAGGCGTATGCAGCAACTAATAATGAATGGTTTCGAGAAGTGGTAGAACAAACCTTGGAATTTGTAAAAAACAATCTTACCACCAAGGAAGGTTCTTTTTACTCTTCGCTAGATGCAGACAGCATCAACAAAAATGGCAAACTTAAAGAAGGGGCCTTTTATACATGGCAAATTGATGAATTGAAAGAATTTCTAAAGGAAGAGTTCCCCCTTTTCAAGGAATACTACAACGTGAATTCTTATGGGAAATGGGAAAACAATGAATATGTCTTAATTCGAACCGAAGAAGATTCAACATTTTTAAATAAACATCAACTGGGTTCAGAAGATTTCAGGAAAATGAAAGCACGTTGGTCCACAACGCTTTCTTCTGAAAGAAACAAAAGAAAAAAACCAAGATTGGACGATAAGCAATTGACCTCTTGGAACGCCTTGATGCTCTCTGGTTATGTCGATGCTTATAAGGTTTTCAGAAAAGAAGAATATTTAATCGCGGCCCTCAAAAATGCATCTTTTATCCAGCAGTACCTATACAAGACTGAAGGAAATCTTCATCGCTCATTTAAAAATGGAATAAGTTCCATTAATGGCTATTTGGAAGACTATGCTTTTACAATTGAAGCCTTCATCAAATTATATGAAGTCACCTTTGATTTTCGATGGCTTGTTTTCTCAAAAAAACTAATGGATTATGGTATCCAAAATTTTCATGATTCTAAGTCGGGACTGTTTTATTTTACTTCAAAGAAGGACCAGCCACTTATTACCAGAAGCTATGAGCTTTCAGACAATGTAATTCCTGCCTCTAATTCTGTAATGGCCCAAAACCTGTTCAAACTCTCTAAATATTTTGCGGAGGAAAATTTCTATAGAATTTCAGAAAAAATGATAAATGCGGTAGCTCCTCAGCTTAAAGATTATCCACAAGGATATTCCAACTGGTTAAACCTTAAATTGAATTTTACCCATGGTTTTTATGAAGTTGTGATCATGGGGACCAATGCAAAAAAATTGTTAGAGGAACTCAACACGTATTATCTTCCCAATGTGCTACTCGCAGGTTCAAAAATGGAGAGCTCTAATTCCCCCCTTTTTAAGCATCGGTTCAAAGAAGGGCAAGACCTTATTTACGTGTGTACCAACGGAGCCTGCCAGCTTCCTGTGAAAACAATAAATTCAGCTTTAGGGTTAATAAAATAG
- a CDS encoding efflux RND transporter periplasmic adaptor subunit, which produces MKKKTLLIIGVIAVLLIVLLVVGKKAGWFGASGNLKEVEITKIEPLEIIETVAATGKIQPEIEVKLSSEVSGEIIDLPIVEGQMVEKGDLLVRVNPDIYQSNLQRSRAGLQNVRANYAQSEASLKEAKSNYERNKTLFDKGIISKAEWDQIVAAYERSEASKNASYYSMQSAAATVTEATDNLARTTIYAPMRGTISKLDVELGERVVGTQQMAGTEIMRVANLSKMEVEVDVNENDIVKVSVGDSTQVEVDAYLKREFKGVVTEISNSAIQGLTADQVTNFKVKVRILESSYQDLLEGKKENYSPFRPGMTATVDIITRRKSNVIGVPISAIVIKNDTTTTKKSSVKKDDSKENKDEKFETVFVKEGDKAKLRVVKTGIQDDRNIEIISGLEPGEVVITGPYNTVTKSLKSGDEVTLLKEEKKPTE; this is translated from the coding sequence ATGAAGAAAAAAACACTTCTTATTATTGGTGTAATTGCAGTTTTATTAATAGTCCTCCTTGTAGTGGGTAAAAAAGCCGGATGGTTTGGTGCTTCAGGAAATTTAAAAGAAGTAGAGATCACAAAGATCGAGCCTTTGGAAATTATAGAAACTGTTGCCGCTACAGGGAAAATTCAGCCAGAGATCGAAGTGAAGCTTTCTTCTGAAGTGTCCGGGGAGATTATAGATCTTCCAATTGTTGAAGGTCAAATGGTGGAAAAGGGAGATCTTTTAGTTCGGGTTAATCCAGATATTTATCAGTCTAATTTACAGCGTTCCAGAGCCGGTCTTCAGAATGTAAGAGCAAATTATGCGCAATCTGAGGCAAGCTTAAAAGAAGCAAAATCCAATTACGAGAGAAATAAGACCTTGTTCGATAAAGGGATTATCTCTAAAGCAGAATGGGATCAGATTGTTGCGGCTTACGAGCGGTCCGAAGCTTCCAAAAACGCGAGTTATTATAGCATGCAAAGTGCCGCGGCAACGGTTACCGAAGCTACAGATAACTTGGCAAGAACCACCATTTATGCACCAATGCGCGGAACCATCTCTAAGCTAGACGTAGAGTTAGGGGAACGTGTTGTGGGAACGCAACAAATGGCAGGAACCGAAATTATGCGTGTGGCCAATCTTTCCAAAATGGAAGTTGAGGTAGATGTAAACGAGAACGATATTGTAAAGGTTTCTGTAGGGGATAGCACTCAAGTAGAGGTAGATGCTTACCTGAAAAGGGAATTCAAAGGCGTGGTTACAGAAATTTCCAACTCTGCAATTCAAGGTTTAACAGCAGATCAGGTAACAAACTTTAAGGTTAAAGTTCGTATTCTTGAATCTTCTTACCAAGATCTCTTGGAAGGAAAAAAGGAAAATTATTCTCCTTTTAGACCGGGGATGACTGCCACAGTAGACATTATTACACGTAGAAAAAGCAATGTTATTGGGGTGCCTATTAGCGCAATTGTAATTAAAAACGATACTACCACCACCAAAAAATCTTCAGTAAAAAAAGACGACTCAAAAGAAAATAAAGACGAAAAATTTGAAACTGTCTTTGTTAAAGAAGGAGATAAGGCTAAATTGCGCGTTGTGAAGACTGGAATTCAAGACGATAGAAATATCGAAATTATTTCAGGTCTTGAACCAGGAGAAGTAGTGATAACAGGGCCTTACAACACCGTTACAAAGTCTTTAAAATCTGGTGATGAAGTGACTTTGCTTAAAGAGGAGAAGAAGCCCACAGAATAA
- a CDS encoding ABC transporter permease — MFSRDKWSEILEALTSNWFRTVLTAFGVLWGIFILVILLAAGKGLENGVKQGFGGIATNSMFMWAQTPSKPYKGLPKGRRYNFKISDVEAIKQNVPNLKYVSPRNQLGGFGGANNVVRGLKTGAFNVYGDYPEVIKQEPMDITSGRFVNYSDIEQNRKVAILGAGVIKDMYDPVEEVIGSYIKINGVNFMVIGTYKKKGNNGNPEEAQKQIFVPFTAFSQAFNMGETVGWMAITAEDGSSITNLKSEVFDVIKSRHSLHPEDDRAIGNFDLYQEFSKVNGLFVALKAVAYFVGILVLLSGIIGISNIMLIVVKERTNEIGVRRALGATPWDIRGQILMESIFLTIISGMSGIALATAVIALVNMQLDGVDTSEMMFANPSVNLGVVFIALSILIISGLLAGLIPAQNAIKIQPVDALRTE; from the coding sequence ATGTTTAGTAGAGATAAATGGAGTGAAATATTAGAGGCTTTGACCTCGAACTGGTTTAGAACCGTCCTTACTGCCTTTGGGGTGCTTTGGGGGATATTTATTTTGGTGATCCTTCTGGCAGCAGGCAAAGGATTGGAGAATGGAGTGAAGCAGGGATTTGGGGGCATTGCTACAAATTCCATGTTCATGTGGGCACAAACTCCCTCTAAACCATACAAGGGCTTGCCAAAGGGACGTCGTTATAATTTTAAGATAAGTGATGTAGAAGCTATCAAACAAAATGTTCCCAATCTAAAATATGTTTCTCCCAGGAATCAATTAGGTGGATTTGGAGGTGCAAACAATGTGGTGCGTGGCCTTAAAACCGGAGCTTTCAATGTGTATGGGGATTACCCAGAGGTGATAAAGCAAGAACCCATGGATATTACTTCCGGAAGGTTCGTGAACTACTCGGATATCGAGCAGAATAGGAAAGTGGCGATATTGGGAGCGGGTGTAATTAAAGATATGTATGATCCCGTAGAAGAAGTTATAGGTTCTTATATCAAGATCAACGGGGTGAATTTTATGGTGATTGGCACCTATAAAAAGAAAGGGAACAATGGGAATCCGGAAGAAGCCCAAAAACAAATCTTTGTTCCTTTTACAGCTTTTTCCCAAGCCTTTAATATGGGAGAAACTGTAGGTTGGATGGCTATTACTGCTGAAGACGGTTCTTCGATAACCAATTTGAAATCTGAGGTGTTTGATGTTATTAAATCCAGACATTCCTTGCATCCTGAAGATGACAGGGCAATTGGGAATTTTGATCTTTACCAGGAATTCAGCAAGGTAAATGGTTTGTTCGTTGCTTTGAAGGCGGTGGCCTATTTTGTAGGGATTTTGGTGTTGCTTTCAGGAATTATTGGGATTTCCAATATCATGCTTATTGTGGTAAAAGAGCGCACCAATGAAATTGGGGTTCGTCGCGCACTGGGAGCAACCCCTTGGGATATTAGAGGCCAAATATTAATGGAATCCATCTTTTTAACCATTATCTCCGGGATGTCTGGAATTGCCTTGGCAACAGCTGTGATTGCCCTGGTGAATATGCAGTTGGATGGCGTAGATACTTCAGAAATGATGTTTGCCAACCCAAGTGTAAATCTTGGGGTGGTGTTTATAGCCCTTAGTATATTAATAATTTCTGGATTATTGGCTGGATTGATACCGGCACAAAACGCTATAAAAATCCAGCCTGTAGATGCCTTAAGAACAGAATAA
- a CDS encoding dodecin family protein, which translates to MPVIKVIEVMATSSKGWEDAAKNAVMHAAKTVKNIKSVYIKDQSARVQGENLTEYRVNVKISFEVS; encoded by the coding sequence ATGCCAGTAATTAAAGTGATCGAAGTAATGGCAACCTCTAGTAAAGGTTGGGAAGATGCCGCTAAAAATGCAGTAATGCATGCGGCAAAAACAGTAAAAAACATCAAATCTGTTTACATAAAAGACCAAAGTGCACGAGTGCAAGGTGAGAATTTAACCGAGTATCGAGTAAACGTGAAAATTTCCTTTGAAGTGAGTTAA
- the tsaB gene encoding tRNA (adenosine(37)-N6)-threonylcarbamoyltransferase complex dimerization subunit type 1 TsaB, which translates to MHTILCIETASTNCSVAIGVNGKLLALKEDYDSNYSHAERLHNFIKEIVAENGLELSDIDAIAVSKGPGSYTGLRIGVSAAKGLCFSLDLPLISVPTLTSLAMQVEDDVVAIPMMDARRMEVYTAVFDKDRNQIEETSAKILDAESYKEYLDAQLVYFIGSGVEKFQNICEHPNARFIKNKLPSAAQMVKLATIKHKKSDFEDVAYFEPFYLKDFMLG; encoded by the coding sequence TTGCATACTATACTTTGTATTGAAACCGCCTCCACCAATTGCTCTGTAGCAATTGGTGTGAACGGGAAATTACTTGCCTTAAAAGAAGATTACGATTCCAACTATTCCCATGCGGAAAGGCTCCATAATTTTATAAAAGAAATAGTTGCCGAAAATGGCCTGGAACTCTCAGATATTGATGCTATTGCTGTAAGCAAGGGCCCGGGGTCATACACCGGTCTTCGAATTGGGGTATCTGCTGCCAAAGGCTTGTGTTTCTCCTTGGATCTCCCATTAATCTCTGTGCCCACACTTACGTCTTTAGCCATGCAAGTGGAAGATGACGTTGTAGCCATTCCCATGATGGACGCCAGGCGCATGGAAGTTTATACTGCTGTATTCGACAAGGATCGAAATCAAATTGAAGAGACTTCGGCAAAAATTTTAGATGCAGAATCTTATAAGGAATACCTAGATGCACAACTGGTTTATTTTATAGGAAGCGGTGTAGAAAAATTCCAGAACATTTGTGAGCATCCCAATGCTCGGTTTATAAAAAACAAGTTGCCATCTGCTGCTCAAATGGTGAAACTCGCAACTATAAAGCACAAAAAAAGCGACTTTGAGGATGTCGCTTATTTTGAGCCTTTTTACTTAAAAGATTTTATGCTGGGATAG